Proteins from a single region of Nocardioides anomalus:
- a CDS encoding GlcG/HbpS family heme-binding protein, giving the protein MTLGLTLDQARAIVAGTLAAGGERGFNPLTVVVLDAGGHVTAVERQDGSSAKRFEIAHGKAHGAVAFGWGSRRTMGRAEDFAPFVTGAGTAIGPLVPVPGGVLVRDAEGTLLGAVGVSGDNSDNDEAAALAGIESAGLVGQPD; this is encoded by the coding sequence GTGACCCTGGGACTCACCCTCGACCAGGCCCGCGCGATCGTCGCGGGCACCCTCGCCGCGGGCGGCGAGCGCGGCTTCAACCCGCTCACCGTCGTCGTCCTCGACGCCGGCGGCCACGTCACCGCCGTCGAGCGGCAGGACGGCTCGTCGGCCAAGCGCTTCGAGATCGCCCACGGCAAGGCCCACGGCGCGGTCGCCTTCGGCTGGGGCTCGCGGCGCACCATGGGCCGGGCCGAGGACTTCGCGCCGTTCGTCACCGGCGCCGGCACCGCGATCGGTCCGCTCGTGCCGGTCCCCGGCGGCGTGCTCGTCCGCGACGCCGAGGGCACGCTGCTCGGTGCGGTCGGCGTCTCCGGCGACAACTCCGACAACGACGAGGCGGCCGCCCTGGCCGGCATCGAGAGCGCCGGGCTGGTGGGTCAGCCCGACTGA
- a CDS encoding alpha/beta fold hydrolase, with protein MEIAHATTGSGPPLLLVPGWLSHLELGWELPVERRFHQALSTGRTLVRYDRPGCGLSAAYDGPRTLDLELATLAQVVDDLGLERFDLLGTSLGAPVAARWAADHPESVDRLVLYGGWADGAALGDADSRHHVLGLVRTHWGLGSDLLTEVFGPDADQATRRAVADYQRAASSAETAAALLELAYSLDVRDALPRVTAPTLVLHRRGDRAAPVEQGRALAAAIPGARLVELEGRSHLPAIGDADALVAEVRAFLGLPRLRSEAGTGLTRRQREVAALVAEGLTNREIAVRLHVTERTAESHVERIRLRLGLRSRAQLAAWSAAHEVP; from the coding sequence GTGGAGATCGCCCACGCCACCACCGGGTCCGGTCCACCGCTGCTGCTGGTGCCGGGCTGGCTGAGCCACCTCGAGCTGGGCTGGGAGCTCCCGGTCGAGCGCCGGTTCCACCAGGCGCTCTCGACCGGCCGCACGCTGGTCCGCTACGACCGCCCGGGCTGTGGCCTCTCCGCGGCGTACGACGGCCCGCGGACCCTCGACCTCGAGCTGGCCACTCTTGCGCAGGTGGTGGACGACCTCGGGCTGGAGCGCTTCGACCTGCTCGGCACCTCCCTCGGCGCGCCGGTCGCGGCCCGGTGGGCGGCCGACCACCCGGAGAGCGTCGACCGGCTGGTGCTCTACGGCGGCTGGGCCGACGGCGCCGCGCTCGGTGACGCGGACAGCCGCCACCACGTGCTCGGTCTGGTCCGCACCCACTGGGGACTCGGCTCGGACCTGCTCACCGAGGTCTTCGGCCCCGACGCCGACCAGGCCACCCGGCGCGCGGTGGCCGACTACCAGCGCGCCGCGTCGTCCGCGGAGACCGCGGCCGCGCTGCTCGAGCTGGCCTACTCCCTCGACGTGCGCGACGCGCTCCCCCGCGTCACCGCGCCGACGCTGGTCCTGCACCGCCGCGGTGACCGTGCCGCCCCGGTCGAGCAGGGCCGCGCGCTCGCCGCGGCCATCCCCGGCGCCCGGCTGGTCGAGCTCGAGGGCCGCTCGCACCTGCCGGCCATCGGCGACGCCGACGCACTGGTGGCCGAGGTACGGGCCTTCCTCGGGCTGCCCCGGCTGCGCTCGGAGGCGGGGACCGGGCTGACCCGCCGCCAGCGGGAGGTCGCCGCGCTGGTGGCCGAGGGACTGACCAACCGCGAGATCGCCGTGCGGCTCCACGTCACCGAGCGGACCGCGGAGTCGCACGTGGAGCGGATCCGGCTCCGGCTCGGGCTGCGCTCCCGGGCCCAGCTGGCCGCGTGGTCCGCGGCGCACGAAGTGCCGTAG
- a CDS encoding RDD family protein → MLDRFLARLIDGLIVGIPAAILQFIFQAAVGYWAGLFIGGVITAVLALGYFGYLDSNRGQTVGKQVLKLKVVGPDGHSNPTMNESIKRNIWYAFGIVPCLGALAEIASIILIAVNINSDPRRQHWFDKFAGGTQVIKIG, encoded by the coding sequence CTGCTGGACCGCTTCCTGGCCCGCCTCATCGACGGCCTCATCGTCGGCATCCCGGCGGCGATCCTGCAGTTCATCTTCCAGGCGGCCGTCGGCTACTGGGCCGGACTGTTCATCGGCGGCGTCATCACCGCGGTCCTGGCCCTGGGCTACTTCGGCTACCTCGACTCCAACCGCGGCCAGACCGTCGGCAAGCAGGTGCTCAAGCTCAAGGTCGTCGGCCCCGACGGGCACAGCAACCCGACCATGAACGAGTCGATCAAGCGCAACATCTGGTACGCCTTCGGCATCGTGCCGTGCCTCGGCGCGCTGGCCGAGATCGCGTCGATCATCCTCATCGCGGTCAACATCAACAGCGACCCGCGGCGCCAGCACTGGTTCGACAAGTTCGCGGGCGGCACCCAGGTCATCAAGATCGGCTGA
- a CDS encoding FAD-binding oxidoreductase, translated as MVDVGALVAELGDDVVVTDAERTEKYRWDRANDPDAGVPLAVVRARSTEDVQTAVRFAAAHGLPVVPRGAGSGLSGGASAVDGCLVISTERMTGIEIDPVTRTAVVQPGLMNAQVKAAAAEHDLWYPPDPSSYEICSIGGNIATNAGGLCCVKYGVTTDYVLGMTVVLADGTAVQLGGARLKDVAGLSLTKLFVGSEGTLGVITEVVLRLVPKQRPPATLVATFPTLDSATAAVLAISSRLRPSMLEFMDGPTIRAVEDMTHMGLDREAAAMLVIQSDEPAGHAATECELIEGLCEENGASEVFRTDDPDEGEAFVVARRNAIPAVERTGTLLLEDVGVPLPQLGTLVDGIADISAKREVTIAVIAHAGDGNTHPLIVFDPADTDMAERAQTAYGEVMELAMSLGGTITGEHGVGRLKRPWLGDYLGPDVLALNQRIKDALDPQGILNPGAVF; from the coding sequence ATGGTGGACGTCGGCGCGCTGGTGGCGGAGCTCGGGGACGACGTGGTCGTCACCGATGCCGAGCGGACCGAGAAGTACCGCTGGGACCGGGCCAACGACCCCGACGCGGGCGTCCCGCTGGCCGTGGTCCGGGCCCGGTCCACCGAGGACGTGCAGACCGCCGTGCGCTTCGCCGCGGCCCACGGCCTCCCCGTGGTGCCGCGCGGCGCCGGCTCGGGTCTGTCGGGCGGCGCCTCGGCCGTGGACGGCTGCCTGGTCATCAGCACCGAGCGGATGACCGGCATCGAGATCGACCCGGTGACGCGCACGGCCGTGGTGCAGCCCGGGCTGATGAACGCCCAGGTCAAGGCGGCGGCGGCCGAGCACGACCTGTGGTACCCGCCCGACCCCTCGTCGTACGAGATCTGCTCGATCGGGGGCAACATCGCCACCAACGCCGGCGGCCTGTGCTGCGTGAAGTACGGCGTCACGACCGACTACGTCCTCGGGATGACCGTGGTGCTGGCCGACGGCACCGCCGTGCAGCTGGGCGGCGCGCGGCTCAAGGACGTGGCCGGGCTGTCGCTGACCAAGCTGTTCGTCGGCTCGGAGGGCACGCTCGGGGTCATCACCGAGGTCGTGCTCCGCCTGGTGCCCAAGCAGCGACCGCCGGCCACCCTCGTGGCGACGTTCCCGACCCTGGACTCCGCGACCGCCGCCGTGCTCGCCATCAGCAGCCGGCTCCGGCCGTCGATGCTGGAGTTCATGGACGGCCCGACCATCCGCGCGGTCGAGGACATGACGCACATGGGGCTCGACCGCGAGGCCGCCGCGATGCTGGTCATCCAGTCCGACGAGCCGGCCGGGCACGCGGCCACGGAGTGCGAGCTCATCGAGGGGCTGTGCGAGGAGAACGGCGCCAGCGAGGTCTTCCGCACCGACGACCCGGACGAGGGCGAGGCGTTCGTGGTCGCCCGCCGCAACGCCATCCCCGCCGTCGAGCGCACCGGCACGCTGCTGCTCGAGGACGTCGGCGTGCCCCTGCCGCAGCTCGGCACCCTGGTCGACGGCATCGCCGACATCTCCGCGAAGCGCGAGGTCACCATCGCCGTCATCGCGCACGCCGGCGACGGCAACACCCACCCGCTCATCGTCTTCGACCCCGCCGACACCGACATGGCCGAGCGCGCCCAGACGGCGTACGGCGAGGTGATGGAGCTGGCCATGTCCCTCGGCGGGACCATCACCGGCGAGCACGGCGTCGGGCGGCTCAAGCGGCCGTGGCTGGGCGACTACCTCGGCCCCGACGTGCTCGCCCTCAACCAGCGGATCAAGGACGCCCTCGACCCGCAGGGCATCCTGAACCCCGGCGCGGTCTTCTGA
- a CDS encoding DNA-3-methyladenine glycosylase I: MAGPILGEDGVARCPWAGGPGVMRDYHDTEWGTHVSGEAAYLERLTLEAFQSGLSWSTILNKREALREVFHHFDADRIAAFDEADEARLMADARIVRNRAKISAAVVNARATVALRDAEGLEALVLSFAPASPPAPRTTEEMETTSPESKALSKELKRRGFAFVGPTTMFALMEALGIFDPHLVGCFRRATA; the protein is encoded by the coding sequence ATGGCCGGCCCGATCCTCGGCGAGGACGGCGTCGCGCGCTGCCCGTGGGCCGGCGGGCCCGGCGTGATGCGCGACTACCACGACACCGAGTGGGGCACCCACGTGTCGGGGGAGGCGGCCTACCTCGAGCGGCTCACCCTCGAGGCGTTCCAGTCCGGGCTGTCCTGGTCCACGATCCTCAACAAGCGCGAGGCCCTCCGCGAGGTGTTCCACCACTTCGACGCCGACCGGATCGCGGCCTTCGACGAGGCCGACGAGGCCCGGCTCATGGCCGACGCGCGGATCGTGCGCAACCGGGCCAAGATCAGCGCCGCGGTGGTCAACGCGCGCGCGACCGTCGCGCTGCGCGACGCCGAGGGGCTCGAGGCGCTGGTGCTGTCCTTCGCCCCCGCGTCGCCGCCCGCCCCGCGGACCACCGAGGAGATGGAGACCACGTCGCCGGAGTCCAAGGCGTTGTCCAAGGAGCTGAAGAGGCGCGGCTTCGCCTTCGTCGGGCCGACCACGATGTTCGCGCTCATGGAGGCGCTCGGGATCTTCGACCCGCACCTGGTCGGCTGCTTCCGCCGCGCTACCGCCTGA
- a CDS encoding methyltransferase family protein — protein MAPRLLSALGWAGFNLVMLWALLFLAGVVVPRTVDGPHRVGTLPAVVVDLALLGLFALQHSVLARRSVKARLRAWVPAALERTAYVLATDLVLALLFSLWEPFGGRVWAVPSFGWVLWVVYGAGWVLAVVSTHAIDQLELTGLRQAGWGRPVEPDGGLQTTGLYAVVRHPLMTGLIVVFWATPTMSASHLLFAGAATAYVVLGTRFEERDLRRSFGAAYDDYAARVPALVPGLRR, from the coding sequence ATGGCTCCTCGTCTGCTCTCCGCGCTCGGCTGGGCCGGGTTCAACCTGGTCATGCTCTGGGCCCTGCTGTTCCTGGCCGGCGTCGTCGTCCCGCGGACCGTCGACGGCCCGCACCGGGTCGGCACCCTCCCGGCCGTCGTCGTCGACCTCGCCCTGCTCGGCCTCTTCGCGCTCCAGCACTCGGTGCTGGCCCGCCGGTCGGTCAAGGCCCGGCTGCGCGCGTGGGTGCCGGCCGCGCTCGAGCGCACGGCGTACGTGCTGGCCACCGACCTGGTGCTCGCGCTGCTCTTCTCGCTGTGGGAGCCGTTCGGCGGTCGGGTGTGGGCCGTGCCGTCGTTCGGCTGGGTGCTCTGGGTGGTCTACGGCGCCGGCTGGGTCCTGGCCGTGGTCTCCACCCACGCCATCGACCAGCTTGAGCTGACGGGCCTGCGCCAGGCCGGGTGGGGCCGCCCGGTCGAGCCGGACGGCGGCCTGCAGACCACCGGCCTGTACGCCGTGGTCCGGCACCCGCTCATGACCGGGCTGATCGTCGTCTTCTGGGCCACGCCCACGATGAGCGCCTCGCACCTGCTGTTCGCCGGCGCGGCCACGGCGTACGTCGTCCTCGGCACGCGCTTCGAGGAGCGCGACCTGCGCCGCAGCTTCGGCGCGGCGTACGACGACTACGCCGCGCGGGTGCCCGCACTGGTGCCCGGCCTCAGGCGGTAG
- a CDS encoding IclR family transcriptional regulator yields the protein MPTGTPSGAQTLERGLAVLRELGRHTDGLSTAQVAEVTGLHRTVVHRLLVSLVGTGFARRDARGRHHVGPAVTALAASAPLALRDLAAPLLQDLADRIGLAVSLVEVEEGAAVTTLVAHPAAEGPQFAYRLGHREPLDRGAGGIAAVASAPAVDDEPVAVTLARYAGVAVTHGELNPGAHGLAVPLPGWAAPAAATVVSYDPAVVERVRTPLLETAAEIGRLAP from the coding sequence GTGCCCACCGGAACCCCCTCCGGCGCCCAGACCCTGGAGCGCGGTCTGGCCGTCCTGCGCGAGCTGGGCCGGCACACCGACGGGCTGAGCACGGCCCAGGTGGCCGAGGTGACCGGGCTGCACCGCACGGTCGTGCACCGGCTGCTGGTCTCGCTGGTCGGCACCGGCTTCGCCCGCCGCGACGCGCGCGGGCGCCACCACGTCGGCCCGGCCGTCACCGCCCTGGCGGCGAGCGCGCCGCTGGCGCTGCGCGACCTCGCCGCGCCGTTGCTCCAGGACCTGGCCGACCGGATCGGGCTGGCCGTCAGCCTGGTCGAGGTCGAGGAGGGCGCCGCGGTCACCACGCTGGTCGCGCACCCTGCCGCCGAGGGACCGCAGTTCGCCTACCGGCTCGGGCACCGCGAGCCGCTGGACCGGGGCGCCGGCGGGATCGCGGCCGTGGCCTCCGCCCCGGCGGTCGACGACGAGCCCGTGGCGGTCACCCTGGCCCGCTACGCCGGCGTCGCGGTGACCCACGGCGAGCTCAACCCCGGCGCCCACGGGCTCGCCGTACCCCTGCCCGGGTGGGCGGCGCCGGCGGCCGCGACCGTGGTCAGCTACGACCCGGCGGTGGTCGAGCGCGTCCGCACCCCGCTGCTCGAGACCGCGGCCGAGATCGGCAGGCTGGCCCCGTGA
- a CDS encoding homogentisate 1,2-dioxygenase, translating to MAHYRSIGEVPPKRHTQHRDSQGRLYREELMGEEGFSSDSALLYHRGVPSAITASEVWELPDQTRVPNHPLKPRHLRLHELATDPSSGGDPVTGRRLVLGNHDVRIGYVQTGVDPSAYYRNAIGDECVYVEQGSGSVETVLGVVGYRTGDYVVVPRATTHRWVPAEPSRLYAIEANSHIAPPKRYLSRYGQLLEHAPYCERDLHGPTEPFLVEGADVEVLVKHRTSAGIVGTRMTYATHPFDVVGWDGCLYPYTFNVEDYMPITGKVHQPPPVHQVFEGQNFVICNFLPRKVDYHPLAIPVPYYHSNVDSDEVMFYVGGDYEARKGSGIGLGSISLHPGGYAHGPQPSAIEASLGAECFEESAVMVDTFAPLDLGEGGLAVEDPAYAWTWAKDS from the coding sequence ATGGCGCACTACCGGTCGATCGGTGAGGTCCCGCCGAAGCGGCACACCCAGCACCGCGACAGCCAGGGACGGCTCTACCGCGAGGAGCTGATGGGCGAGGAGGGGTTCTCCTCGGACTCCGCGCTGCTCTACCACCGCGGGGTGCCGTCGGCGATCACCGCGAGCGAGGTCTGGGAGCTGCCCGACCAGACCCGGGTGCCCAACCACCCGCTCAAGCCCCGCCACCTGAGGCTGCACGAGCTGGCCACGGACCCGTCCTCCGGGGGCGACCCGGTCACCGGTCGCCGCCTGGTGCTCGGCAACCACGACGTCCGCATCGGCTACGTGCAGACCGGGGTCGACCCGTCGGCGTACTACCGCAACGCGATCGGCGACGAGTGCGTGTACGTCGAGCAGGGCAGCGGCAGCGTCGAGACCGTCCTCGGCGTGGTGGGCTACCGCACCGGCGACTACGTCGTGGTCCCGCGGGCCACCACGCACCGGTGGGTGCCCGCCGAGCCGAGCCGGCTCTACGCCATCGAGGCCAACAGCCACATCGCGCCGCCCAAGCGCTACCTGTCGCGCTACGGCCAGCTGCTCGAGCACGCGCCGTACTGCGAGCGCGACCTGCACGGCCCGACCGAGCCGTTCCTGGTCGAGGGCGCCGACGTCGAGGTGCTGGTCAAGCACCGCACGTCGGCCGGGATCGTGGGCACGCGGATGACGTACGCGACGCACCCGTTCGACGTGGTCGGGTGGGACGGCTGCCTCTACCCCTACACGTTCAACGTCGAGGACTACATGCCGATCACCGGCAAGGTCCACCAGCCGCCGCCGGTGCACCAGGTCTTCGAGGGCCAGAACTTCGTCATCTGCAACTTCCTGCCCCGCAAGGTGGACTACCACCCGCTCGCGATCCCGGTGCCGTACTACCACTCGAACGTCGACAGCGACGAGGTCATGTTCTACGTCGGCGGCGACTACGAGGCGCGCAAGGGGTCGGGCATCGGCCTGGGGTCGATCTCGCTGCACCCGGGCGGCTACGCCCACGGGCCGCAGCCGAGCGCCATCGAGGCCTCGCTGGGCGCGGAGTGCTTCGAGGAGTCCGCGGTCATGGTCGACACCTTCGCGCCGCTCGACCTCGGCGAGGGCGGGCTGGCGGTCGAGGACCCGGCGTACGCCTGGACCTGGGCGAAGGACTCCTGA
- a CDS encoding pirin family protein, with translation MSNLEDRPDELVCAAARGGVEVMTPRDVPLGGPRAMTVRRTLPQRERSLIGAWCFLDHYGPDDVADTGGMTVAPHPHTGLQTVSWLFTGEVEHRDSAGHHAVVRPGELNLMTAGHGISHSEVSPASVRTLHGAQLWVALPADARDGAPRFDHYAPPAVQGEGWTARVFLGSLLGSTSPVPTATPLLGAELVLTAGTEVHLDVDASYEHGVLVDTGVVSLGEVEVEEHELAYLPPGSQRLSVDAHEDARVLLLGGPPFGEPIVMWWNFVGRSHEEVVAFREDWMAQLEAGAYADGRFGVPTGNTLAPIPAPALPNARLRERR, from the coding sequence GTGAGCAACCTCGAGGACCGACCCGACGAGCTCGTGTGCGCGGCGGCGCGCGGCGGGGTCGAGGTGATGACCCCGCGCGACGTGCCGCTGGGTGGGCCGCGGGCGATGACCGTGCGCCGCACCCTGCCGCAGCGCGAGCGCTCGCTGATCGGCGCGTGGTGCTTCCTGGACCACTACGGCCCCGACGACGTCGCCGACACCGGCGGCATGACGGTCGCCCCGCACCCGCACACCGGGCTGCAGACCGTCTCGTGGCTGTTCACGGGCGAGGTCGAGCACCGCGACTCGGCCGGGCACCACGCCGTGGTCCGACCCGGCGAGCTCAACCTGATGACCGCGGGCCACGGCATCTCCCACTCCGAGGTCTCGCCTGCCTCGGTCCGCACGCTGCACGGCGCCCAGCTGTGGGTGGCCCTGCCCGCCGACGCCCGCGACGGCGCCCCGCGCTTCGACCACTACGCGCCGCCCGCCGTCCAGGGCGAGGGCTGGACCGCGCGCGTCTTCCTCGGCTCGCTGCTCGGCTCGACCTCACCGGTGCCGACCGCGACGCCGCTGCTCGGCGCCGAGCTGGTCCTCACCGCCGGGACCGAGGTGCACCTCGACGTCGACGCCTCCTACGAACACGGCGTCCTGGTCGACACCGGTGTGGTCTCGCTCGGCGAGGTCGAGGTGGAGGAGCACGAGCTGGCCTACCTGCCGCCCGGCTCGCAGCGGCTCTCGGTCGACGCCCACGAGGACGCCCGGGTGCTGCTGCTCGGCGGACCGCCGTTCGGCGAGCCCATCGTCATGTGGTGGAACTTCGTCGGTCGCAGCCACGAGGAGGTCGTCGCCTTCCGCGAGGACTGGATGGCCCAGCTCGAGGCAGGGGCGTACGCCGACGGGCGCTTCGGCGTGCCGACCGGCAACACGCTCGCGCCGATCCCGGCCCCGGCGCTGCCCAACGCCCGGCTGCGCGAGCGCCGCTGA
- a CDS encoding malate synthase G: MSTERITVGGLEVAPELHAFVRDEALPDSGLDEAAFWSGFEALVAEFAPRNRELLARRDELQTALDEWHTAHPGPVTDQDSYVSLLRELGYLVEEPEDFEITTEGVDDAVALQAGPQLVVPVLNARFAANAANARWGSLYDALYGTDAIDEADGKEKGSSYNATRGAEVIRRARAFLDEHFALAEGSHADVTGYAVEDGALAPALADPAQLVGWRGDPDAPEGVLLVHHGLHVEIQVDREDRIGRDDPAGVKDLLLESAVSTIMDLEDSIATVDAEDKVAAYRNWLRLNQGTLTADVSKGGETFTRHLEEDRLYDGPRGQVVLPGRSLLFVRQVGHLMTTDAVLHEGQEIPEGVLDAVVTALCALVDIQGRSELANSRTGSMYAVKPKMHGPDEVRFTDDLFAAVEDLLGLGRGAIKLGIMDEERRTSANLKACIHAARGRVAFINTGFLDRTGDELHTSMLGGAMIRKGDMKSTAWIQAYEDQNVDIGLACGFRGKAQIGKGMWAMPDEMAAMLEQKVGHPQAGASCAWVPSPTAATLHALHYHQVDVAARQQELAAGGRRTTLEQLLTVPIADAPDWSNEDRTAEIENNLQGILGYVKRWVDDGVGCSKVPDIHGTALMEDRATCRISSQHVANWLRHGVVSAEEVEAAFRRMADVVDEQQGGDGYVPMAPAYDGQAFGAAHDLVFEGLAQPSGYTEPILHRRRRARKAEL, from the coding sequence ATGAGCACTGAGCGGATCACGGTCGGCGGCCTCGAGGTCGCACCCGAGCTCCACGCGTTCGTCCGCGACGAGGCGCTGCCGGACTCGGGGCTGGACGAGGCGGCGTTCTGGAGCGGGTTCGAGGCGCTGGTGGCCGAGTTCGCGCCGCGCAACCGGGAGCTGCTGGCCCGTCGCGACGAGCTCCAGACGGCCCTGGACGAGTGGCACACCGCCCACCCCGGACCGGTCACCGACCAGGACTCCTACGTCTCCCTGCTGCGCGAGCTCGGCTACCTGGTCGAGGAGCCCGAGGACTTCGAGATCACCACCGAGGGTGTCGACGACGCCGTGGCGCTGCAGGCCGGGCCGCAGCTGGTGGTGCCCGTGCTCAACGCGCGGTTCGCGGCCAACGCCGCCAACGCGCGGTGGGGCTCGCTCTACGACGCGCTCTACGGCACCGACGCCATCGACGAGGCCGACGGCAAGGAGAAGGGGAGCTCCTACAACGCCACCCGCGGCGCCGAGGTCATCCGCCGGGCCCGGGCCTTCCTGGACGAGCACTTCGCGCTGGCCGAGGGCTCGCACGCCGACGTGACGGGCTACGCCGTCGAGGACGGCGCGCTGGCGCCCGCCCTGGCCGACCCGGCCCAGCTGGTGGGCTGGCGCGGCGACCCGGACGCACCCGAGGGCGTGCTCCTCGTCCACCACGGGCTGCACGTGGAGATCCAGGTCGACCGCGAGGACCGCATCGGCCGGGACGACCCGGCCGGGGTGAAGGACCTGCTCCTGGAGTCCGCCGTGTCCACGATCATGGACCTCGAGGACTCCATCGCCACGGTGGACGCCGAGGACAAGGTGGCGGCGTACCGCAACTGGCTGCGCCTCAACCAGGGCACGCTCACCGCCGACGTGAGCAAGGGCGGCGAGACGTTCACCCGCCACCTGGAGGAGGACCGGCTGTACGACGGCCCGCGCGGTCAGGTCGTGCTGCCCGGGCGGTCGCTGCTCTTCGTGCGCCAGGTCGGTCACCTGATGACCACCGACGCCGTCCTCCACGAGGGCCAGGAGATCCCGGAGGGCGTCCTCGACGCCGTGGTCACCGCGCTGTGCGCGCTGGTCGACATCCAGGGCCGCAGCGAGCTGGCCAACAGCCGCACCGGCTCGATGTACGCCGTGAAGCCGAAGATGCACGGCCCCGACGAGGTCCGCTTCACCGACGACCTGTTCGCGGCGGTCGAGGACCTCCTCGGGCTCGGCCGGGGCGCGATCAAGCTCGGGATCATGGACGAGGAGCGGAGGACCTCGGCCAACCTCAAGGCCTGCATCCACGCGGCCCGCGGCCGGGTCGCGTTCATCAACACCGGCTTCCTCGACCGCACCGGCGACGAGCTGCACACCTCGATGCTGGGCGGCGCGATGATCCGCAAGGGCGACATGAAGTCGACCGCCTGGATCCAGGCCTACGAGGACCAGAACGTCGACATCGGCCTGGCCTGCGGCTTCCGTGGCAAGGCCCAGATCGGCAAGGGCATGTGGGCCATGCCCGACGAGATGGCCGCGATGCTCGAGCAGAAGGTCGGTCACCCGCAGGCCGGCGCCTCGTGCGCCTGGGTGCCGTCACCGACGGCCGCGACCCTGCACGCCCTGCACTACCACCAGGTCGACGTGGCCGCCCGGCAGCAGGAGCTCGCCGCGGGCGGGCGCCGCACCACGCTCGAGCAGCTGCTCACCGTCCCGATCGCCGACGCGCCCGACTGGTCCAACGAGGACCGGACGGCCGAGATCGAGAACAACCTCCAGGGCATCCTCGGCTACGTGAAGCGCTGGGTCGACGACGGCGTGGGCTGCTCCAAGGTCCCCGACATCCACGGCACCGCGCTCATGGAGGACCGCGCCACCTGCCGCATCTCCTCCCAGCACGTCGCCAACTGGCTGCGCCACGGCGTGGTCAGTGCCGAGGAGGTCGAGGCCGCCTTCCGCCGGATGGCCGACGTCGTGGACGAGCAGCAGGGCGGCGACGGCTACGTCCCCATGGCCCCGGCGTACGACGGGCAGGCGTTCGGCGCCGCCCACGACCTGGTCTTCGAGGGGCTCGCGCAGCCCTCGGGCTACACCGAACCGATCCTGCACCGGCGCCGCCGCGCCAGGAAGGCTGAACTGTGA